The following coding sequences are from one Apodemus sylvaticus chromosome X, mApoSyl1.1, whole genome shotgun sequence window:
- the LOC127675694 gene encoding protein PPP4R3C-like isoform X2 — protein sequence MDNKRHRVKFYAMVEDKQWNNIGGAGQISSKYVERFHGMCLLIHSESDGSLIMECKIHPNVPYYKHQGDVIIWSEAKNHGTAIHFQEPNDCQETWEVICQVQGKDPSVEITQKLNDDLESFEDLLPSWNWVEMSSCELHTLESIADLLTFVNEAPSHKENLALILEKEGYITKLLQLFKTCEKHHYLEGLHYLNNIIKGILFLDNSHLLNIIFSDEFIMDVVGCLEYGPGLDQPKKYREFLTQNVKFKEVIPITHPQLRQKIQQTYTMQYIHDIVLPTPSIFEENLLSGVTAMIFFNKIEIITMLQKDENFLLEALAQLKDNTVGDERRHELLLFFKEFCAFAKTLQSQKKNALLKALIKLGIMSALKVVVHINDYQIQVAALEIFAYLVEYSPRLVRAYAMGEVQNSEDNDDLLINIMIKQMISDSDPEFSRGIILTAVLHDLLKIENTRATAKRCERRKFLNFFYTRCMSNLIAPILSTTVENDSNDRATICPDDYQNAQLLGAVLEILTFCVQYHSKYMKNCIISNNLLSSILLLMSSKHTFLILCAVRFMRKIIGLKDKMYNLYIINQNLFEPVVNAFIHNGTRYNMLNSAIIELFEFIREENIKPLIANIVENYFMSFESIQYVQTFKGLKTKYEEEEMKKRERELRRYLHNVKYKQTYCRRIKVMEVKVKADIFSRREEEEEEEEGGGGGGAILPMGSDFPSHYDIFMKIKETNERENVIERPKRKLSEDFECSPSQGGDSDNGMNTVHCSNLVPLGDYSYDTDGDNDDNPYGNNENAKGDEEPPIKRPNLSS from the exons ATGGATAACAAACGTCATAGAGTAAAATTCTATGCCATGGTGGAAGACAAGCAGTGGAATAATATAGGTGGTGCAGGACAAATTTCATCCAAATATGTTGAACGGTTCCATGGCATGTGCCTGCTTATTCACTCAGAATCCGATGGCTCACTGATTATGGAGTGTAAGATACATCCTAATGTGCCCTATTACAAACATCAAGGAGATGTAATCATTTGGTCTGAAGCTAAGAACCATGGTACGGCAATACATTTCCAGGAACCAAATGATTGTCAAGAGACATGGGAAGTTATCTGTCAAGTTCAAGGTAAAGACCCAAGTGTAGAAATCACCCAAAAACTTAATGATGATCTGGAAAGTTTTGAAGATCTGCTGCCAAGCTGGAATTGGGTCGAGATGTCAAGCTGTGAACTCCATACACTTGAAAGCATTGCAGATTTACTTACTTTTGTCAATGAAGCACCAAGCCACAAAGAAAACCTGGCACTGATCTTGGAAAAGGAAGGCTACATTACAAAATTGCTGCAGCTGTTCAAAACTTGTGAAAAGCATCATTACTTGGAAGGCTTACACTATTTGAATAACATCATTAAAGGAATACTGTTTCTAGACAATTCACATTTGCTTAACATTATTTTTTCTGATGAATTCATCATGGATGTGGTAGGATGCCTTGAATATGGCCCTGGTTTAGATCAGCCAAAGAAGTATAGGGAATTCTTGACTCAAAATGTGAAATTTAAGGAAGTTATTCCAATAACACACCCCCAACTTAGACAAAAAATTCAGCAGACCTACACAATGCAATATATTCATGATATTGTGTTGCCTACACCATCCATATTCGAAGAGAATCTTCTTTCTGGTGTTACTGCtatgatttttttcaacaaaattgaaataattacCATGCTACAGAAAGATGAAAACTTTTTGCTCGAAGCTCTTGCTCAATTAAAAGATAACACTGTAGGTGATGAGCGACGGCATGAATTGTTATTATTCTTCAAGGAATTCTGTGCATTTGCTAAGAcattacaatctcaaaagaaaaatgctttacTGAAAGCACTAATAAAGCTAGGAATCATGAGTGCTCTGAAAGTTGTAGTGCACATAAATGATTATCAAATACAAGTAGCTGCTCTAGAAATATTTGCTTATCTAGTAGAATATAGTCCACGTCTAGTCCGGGCATATGCAATGGGAGAAGTTCAGAACAGTGAAGATAATGATGACCTTCTCATTAATATAATGATCAAGCAAATGATCAGTGATTCTGATCCTGAATTTTCACGAGGCATCATTTTGACAGCAGTTCTTCATGATCTTCTAAAGATAGAAAATACACGTGCCACAGCTAAGAGATGTGAAAGAAGGAAATTTCTGAATTTCTTCTATACACGCTGCATGAGTAACCTCATAGCGCCGATTTTGTCTACCACAGTAGAAAATGACAGCAATGATAGGGCTACTATCTGCCCTGATGATTATCAAAATGCACAATTGCTTGGAGCAGTTTTAGAAATACTCACATTTTGTGTGCAATACCACTCAAAGTACATGAAAAATTGTATTATAAGCAACAACTTGCTCAGCAGTATCTTGTTGCTGATGAGTTCAAAGCatacttttctgattttgtgtgcTGTCCGgtttatgagaaaaattattgGCCTTAAAGACAAAATGTATAATCTTTACATAATTAATCAAAACCTTTTTGAACCAGTTGTAAATGCTTTTATACACAATGGAACTAGATACAATATGTTAAATTCAGCTATTATTGAGCTATTTGAATTTATAAGAGAAGAAAACATCAAGCCTCTCATTGCAAACATTgtggaaaattattttatgtccTTTGAATCAATTCAGTATGTCCAGACATTTAAAGGGCTGAAAACTAAATATgaagaggaggaaatgaagaagagagagagagaactaagaaGATATTTACATAATGTAAAATACAAGCAAACATATTGTAGACGTATCAAAGTTATGGAGGTAAAAGTCAAAGCAGACATATTTTctagaagggaagaagaagaagaagaagaaga aggaggaggaggaggaggagctattCTACCAATGGGAAGTGACTTTCCAAGTCATTATGACATATTTATGAAAATTAAAGAGAccaatgaaagagaaaatgtaatagaacgtccaaaaagaaaattatctgaAGATTTTGAATGTTCTCCATCTCAAGGTGGTGATTCTGATAATGGCATGAACACAGTTCACTGTAGCAACCTTGTTCCTTTAGGGGATTACTCATATGATACTGATGGTGACAATGATGACAATCCTTATGGaaacaatgaaaatgcaaaaggaGATGAAGAACctccaataaaaagacctaaTCTTAGTTCATAA
- the LOC127675694 gene encoding protein PPP4R3C-like isoform X1 produces the protein MDNKRHRVKFYAMVEDKQWNNIGGAGQISSKYVERFHGMCLLIHSESDGSLIMECKIHPNVPYYKHQGDVIIWSEAKNHGTAIHFQEPNDCQETWEVICQVQGKDPSVEITQKLNDDLESFEDLLPSWNWVEMSSCELHTLESIADLLTFVNEAPSHKENLALILEKEGYITKLLQLFKTCEKHHYLEGLHYLNNIIKGILFLDNSHLLNIIFSDEFIMDVVGCLEYGPGLDQPKKYREFLTQNVKFKEVIPITHPQLRQKIQQTYTMQYIHDIVLPTPSIFEENLLSGVTAMIFFNKIEIITMLQKDENFLLEALAQLKDNTVGDERRHELLLFFKEFCAFAKTLQSQKKNALLKALIKLGIMSALKVVVHINDYQIQVAALEIFAYLVEYSPRLVRAYAMGEVQNSEDNDDLLINIMIKQMISDSDPEFSRGIILTAVLHDLLKIENTRATAKRCERRKFLNFFYTRCMSNLIAPILSTTVENDSNDRATICPDDYQNAQLLGAVLEILTFCVQYHSKYMKNCIISNNLLSSILLLMSSKHTFLILCAVRFMRKIIGLKDKMYNLYIINQNLFEPVVNAFIHNGTRYNMLNSAIIELFEFIREENIKPLIANIVENYFMSFESIQYVQTFKGLKTKYEEEEMKKRERELRRYLHNVKYKQTYCRRIKVMEVKVKADIFSRREEEEEEAILPMGSDFPSHYDIFMKIKETNERENVIERPKRKLSEDFECSPSQGGDSDNGMNTVHCSNLVPLGDYSYDTDGDNDDNPYGNNENAKGDEEPPIKRPNLSS, from the exons ATGGATAACAAACGTCATAGAGTAAAATTCTATGCCATGGTGGAAGACAAGCAGTGGAATAATATAGGTGGTGCAGGACAAATTTCATCCAAATATGTTGAACGGTTCCATGGCATGTGCCTGCTTATTCACTCAGAATCCGATGGCTCACTGATTATGGAGTGTAAGATACATCCTAATGTGCCCTATTACAAACATCAAGGAGATGTAATCATTTGGTCTGAAGCTAAGAACCATGGTACGGCAATACATTTCCAGGAACCAAATGATTGTCAAGAGACATGGGAAGTTATCTGTCAAGTTCAAGGTAAAGACCCAAGTGTAGAAATCACCCAAAAACTTAATGATGATCTGGAAAGTTTTGAAGATCTGCTGCCAAGCTGGAATTGGGTCGAGATGTCAAGCTGTGAACTCCATACACTTGAAAGCATTGCAGATTTACTTACTTTTGTCAATGAAGCACCAAGCCACAAAGAAAACCTGGCACTGATCTTGGAAAAGGAAGGCTACATTACAAAATTGCTGCAGCTGTTCAAAACTTGTGAAAAGCATCATTACTTGGAAGGCTTACACTATTTGAATAACATCATTAAAGGAATACTGTTTCTAGACAATTCACATTTGCTTAACATTATTTTTTCTGATGAATTCATCATGGATGTGGTAGGATGCCTTGAATATGGCCCTGGTTTAGATCAGCCAAAGAAGTATAGGGAATTCTTGACTCAAAATGTGAAATTTAAGGAAGTTATTCCAATAACACACCCCCAACTTAGACAAAAAATTCAGCAGACCTACACAATGCAATATATTCATGATATTGTGTTGCCTACACCATCCATATTCGAAGAGAATCTTCTTTCTGGTGTTACTGCtatgatttttttcaacaaaattgaaataattacCATGCTACAGAAAGATGAAAACTTTTTGCTCGAAGCTCTTGCTCAATTAAAAGATAACACTGTAGGTGATGAGCGACGGCATGAATTGTTATTATTCTTCAAGGAATTCTGTGCATTTGCTAAGAcattacaatctcaaaagaaaaatgctttacTGAAAGCACTAATAAAGCTAGGAATCATGAGTGCTCTGAAAGTTGTAGTGCACATAAATGATTATCAAATACAAGTAGCTGCTCTAGAAATATTTGCTTATCTAGTAGAATATAGTCCACGTCTAGTCCGGGCATATGCAATGGGAGAAGTTCAGAACAGTGAAGATAATGATGACCTTCTCATTAATATAATGATCAAGCAAATGATCAGTGATTCTGATCCTGAATTTTCACGAGGCATCATTTTGACAGCAGTTCTTCATGATCTTCTAAAGATAGAAAATACACGTGCCACAGCTAAGAGATGTGAAAGAAGGAAATTTCTGAATTTCTTCTATACACGCTGCATGAGTAACCTCATAGCGCCGATTTTGTCTACCACAGTAGAAAATGACAGCAATGATAGGGCTACTATCTGCCCTGATGATTATCAAAATGCACAATTGCTTGGAGCAGTTTTAGAAATACTCACATTTTGTGTGCAATACCACTCAAAGTACATGAAAAATTGTATTATAAGCAACAACTTGCTCAGCAGTATCTTGTTGCTGATGAGTTCAAAGCatacttttctgattttgtgtgcTGTCCGgtttatgagaaaaattattgGCCTTAAAGACAAAATGTATAATCTTTACATAATTAATCAAAACCTTTTTGAACCAGTTGTAAATGCTTTTATACACAATGGAACTAGATACAATATGTTAAATTCAGCTATTATTGAGCTATTTGAATTTATAAGAGAAGAAAACATCAAGCCTCTCATTGCAAACATTgtggaaaattattttatgtccTTTGAATCAATTCAGTATGTCCAGACATTTAAAGGGCTGAAAACTAAATATgaagaggaggaaatgaagaagagagagagagaactaagaaGATATTTACATAATGTAAAATACAAGCAAACATATTGTAGACGTATCAAAGTTATGGAGGTAAAAGTCAAAGCAGACATATTTTctagaagggaagaagaagaagaaga agctattCTACCAATGGGAAGTGACTTTCCAAGTCATTATGACATATTTATGAAAATTAAAGAGAccaatgaaagagaaaatgtaatagaacgtccaaaaagaaaattatctgaAGATTTTGAATGTTCTCCATCTCAAGGTGGTGATTCTGATAATGGCATGAACACAGTTCACTGTAGCAACCTTGTTCCTTTAGGGGATTACTCATATGATACTGATGGTGACAATGATGACAATCCTTATGGaaacaatgaaaatgcaaaaggaGATGAAGAACctccaataaaaagacctaaTCTTAGTTCATAA